A region from the Bacteroidota bacterium genome encodes:
- a CDS encoding uridine kinase has protein sequence MLGDVLLIDEKHRVAGEAIIQMILQNRKPKMMVAISGESGSGKSELAHVIAKGLRQHGIMAKPLHIDNYYRIHPLERTQWRLDNGIENVVGPGEYDWETITRNIAEFKAGKVSTGPCVDLVTEQIDQLTTDYSVIDMLIIDGLYAIKVPDVDLRVFIELTYHETKKAQVVRGKEPQNEYRMRVLEKEHQEVQALKPMADVLIGMDYQVRLAGK, from the coding sequence ATGTTAGGAGACGTATTGCTTATCGACGAAAAACACCGTGTGGCCGGAGAAGCCATCATCCAGATGATTCTGCAAAACCGCAAGCCTAAAATGATGGTGGCAATCTCGGGCGAATCAGGTTCCGGAAAATCGGAGCTTGCCCACGTGATTGCCAAAGGCCTGCGCCAACATGGCATCATGGCCAAACCCCTGCACATCGACAACTATTACCGCATCCATCCGCTCGAGCGCACACAGTGGCGCCTCGACAACGGCATCGAAAACGTGGTTGGGCCTGGCGAATACGACTGGGAGACCATCACGCGCAACATAGCCGAATTCAAAGCAGGTAAAGTTTCCACCGGACCATGCGTGGATCTTGTAACCGAGCAGATTGACCAGCTGACTACCGATTACAGCGTCATCGATATGCTCATTATCGATGGGCTGTATGCCATCAAGGTGCCCGATGTGGACCTGCGCGTGTTTATCGAGCTCACATACCACGAAACCAAAAAAGCCCAGGTGGTGCGCGGAAAGGAACCACAAAACGAATACCGCATGCGGGTGCTCGAAAAAGAACACCAGGAGGTGCAGGCCCTCAAGCCCATGGCCGATGTACTCATTGGCATGGACTATCAGGTGCGCCTGGCCGGGAAGTAA
- a CDS encoding uridine kinase: MLNDKITVTRKHEQAADVVIEELEKVLQPKFIITIGGEVGSGKSTLSYALAMKLKKKGITAKIIDLDDFYKIPPKERKAWRRQHGIESVGPDEYDWQKINHVIDDFYNDRESTMPCVDLITNDVDTLITNFEGIDLLIINGLYATKIKQSNLKVFIELTYDETKEAQIYSEKEEMTEFRRQILEREHQMVQQLKHGCHLFFDFDRTLDKYHL, translated from the coding sequence ATGCTCAACGATAAAATCACTGTTACACGCAAGCATGAACAGGCAGCCGATGTGGTAATCGAAGAACTCGAAAAGGTGCTGCAGCCCAAGTTCATCATCACCATAGGTGGTGAAGTAGGGTCGGGCAAATCGACCCTGTCCTACGCCCTGGCCATGAAATTGAAGAAGAAAGGCATCACGGCCAAAATCATCGACCTGGACGATTTCTACAAAATTCCACCCAAAGAGCGCAAAGCCTGGCGCAGGCAACATGGCATCGAAAGCGTGGGGCCTGACGAATACGACTGGCAGAAAATCAACCATGTGATTGATGATTTCTACAACGACCGGGAATCGACCATGCCATGTGTTGACCTGATTACCAATGATGTAGATACATTAATCACAAACTTTGAGGGTATTGACCTGTTGATTATCAATGGATTGTATGCAACCAAAATCAAGCAGTCGAACCTGAAAGTATTCATCGAGCTTACCTACGACGAAACCAAGGAAGCCCAGATTTACAGCGAAAAGGAGGAGATGACCGAGTTCAGGCGTCAGATTCTTGAGCGCGAGCACCAGATGGTGCAGCAGCTCAAGCATGGCTGTCACCTTTTCTTCGACTTCGACCGCACCCTCGACAAGTATCATTTGTAA
- a CDS encoding beta-phosphoglucomutase family hydrolase codes for MHNRRFDAFIFDLDGVITKTALVHSAAWKKMFDDFLRHHAEKHGSVFKEFTHKDDYLPYVDGKPRYKGVADFLESRGISLPFGDPSDAPSFETVCGLGNLKNDAFNDVLRRDGVEVYESTVALMKQLRKEGVRVGVASSSKNCEAVLEAAGLLELVETRVDGVVSAELGLKGKPEPDIFTTAAANLGCEPERCVVVEDAVSGVQAGRAGNFGLVLGIAREENEAELYANGADIVVHDMAQINLDQVDEWFGKGLPADSWSITYHDYDTRKERSREALLTVGNGYFGTRGAMEETHANKVNYPGTYMASMYNRLVTKVAGRDVENEDFVNLPNWLPVTFRIAGGEWFDPNQSKILRIRRTIHFDTGLMEREMLVEDREGRQTSVRSQRFASMDNMMLAGLKYQITPLNYSADIELKSTIDGDLINAGVERYKSLNQQHLAPVSQGVEHDKMFVLVETTQSKHRICVAAIHHFNQATPQYEVGKSVVSAVFRTHAQQNQTLTLEKIVSLCSDKETFVEDALPSALNALKKDMRFDALFNRSAESWKHLWQKADITLSGDRFSQKLLRLHIYHLFVSMSPHNTRLDASITARGLHGEAYRGHVFWDELYILPWYDFQLPEVAKSMLMYRYRRLDAARAYARQHGYRGAMFPWQSGSDGREETQVVHLNPLTGQWGDDHSSLQRHVSLAIAYNIWDYWWITGDQAFVRNYGLEMFLEIARFWASKAQLDEATGRFSIEGVMGPDEFHEHMPDSEKGGLKDNAYTNIMVAWLFGKVPQLIDVAGADKARSLGFGPDELQQWDSIRHKLKLVIDSEGIIAQYDGYFGLEELDWDDYRRRYGNVYRMDRILKAEGKSPDHYKVAKQADTLMAFYNLNKEEVDELLAAMGYRLPDDYLDRNLRYYLARTSHGSTLSRVVHARLAAMVGDMQLSLELYRDALGSDYNDIQGGTTGEGIHAGVMAATILVALNTYAGINYRNEQLHLEPNLPDNWKQLEFGITFKNVRYNFSISQHQCRVMAGQNSVIFVHNSEVALKANEWQVIEL; via the coding sequence ATGCACAACCGACGTTTCGACGCTTTTATTTTCGACCTCGATGGCGTGATTACCAAAACCGCGCTGGTGCACAGCGCTGCCTGGAAGAAAATGTTTGATGATTTTTTGAGGCACCATGCCGAAAAGCATGGCTCTGTTTTTAAAGAATTTACGCACAAGGACGATTATCTGCCCTATGTGGACGGGAAGCCACGTTACAAAGGGGTAGCCGATTTTCTCGAAAGCCGGGGTATCAGCCTGCCTTTCGGCGATCCCTCGGATGCGCCCTCTTTTGAAACTGTGTGCGGTTTGGGTAACCTGAAAAATGATGCCTTCAACGATGTGTTGCGGCGCGACGGGGTAGAAGTGTACGAATCCACTGTTGCCCTGATGAAGCAGCTGCGCAAGGAAGGCGTGCGCGTTGGTGTGGCTTCGTCGAGCAAAAACTGTGAAGCAGTGCTCGAAGCTGCCGGTCTGCTCGAACTCGTTGAAACCCGCGTGGATGGTGTGGTTTCGGCCGAGCTTGGCCTGAAAGGCAAACCTGAGCCTGACATCTTCACAACTGCAGCCGCCAACCTGGGCTGCGAACCCGAACGCTGCGTTGTGGTCGAAGATGCCGTGTCGGGTGTACAGGCCGGCCGTGCCGGCAATTTTGGCCTGGTGCTGGGCATTGCCCGCGAAGAAAATGAAGCAGAGCTCTATGCCAATGGTGCCGACATTGTGGTTCACGACATGGCACAAATCAACCTGGATCAGGTTGACGAATGGTTCGGGAAGGGCTTGCCTGCCGACAGCTGGAGCATCACCTATCACGACTACGACACCAGGAAGGAGCGTTCGCGCGAGGCCCTGCTCACAGTTGGCAACGGCTATTTTGGTACCCGGGGTGCCATGGAAGAAACCCACGCCAACAAAGTGAATTACCCGGGCACCTATATGGCCTCGATGTACAACAGGCTGGTTACCAAGGTGGCGGGCAGAGATGTTGAAAATGAAGACTTTGTAAACCTCCCCAACTGGCTGCCCGTCACATTCCGCATTGCCGGCGGGGAGTGGTTCGATCCCAACCAGTCGAAAATCCTTCGCATCCGCCGTACCATTCATTTCGACACAGGTTTGATGGAGCGCGAAATGTTGGTGGAAGATCGGGAAGGACGCCAAACCTCCGTGCGTTCGCAGCGCTTTGCCAGCATGGATAACATGATGCTGGCCGGACTCAAATATCAGATCACTCCCCTTAACTACTCTGCTGATATCGAGCTTAAAAGCACCATCGACGGCGACCTGATCAATGCCGGCGTTGAGCGCTACAAATCGCTCAACCAGCAGCACCTCGCACCGGTTTCGCAGGGCGTGGAACACGACAAAATGTTTGTGCTTGTTGAGACTACCCAGTCGAAACACCGCATCTGCGTGGCGGCTATCCATCACTTCAACCAGGCAACCCCACAATATGAAGTAGGAAAATCGGTGGTTTCGGCAGTCTTTAGAACACATGCCCAGCAAAACCAGACGCTTACACTGGAAAAGATTGTCTCCTTGTGCAGCGATAAGGAGACCTTTGTTGAGGATGCCCTGCCAAGTGCACTCAATGCGCTGAAAAAGGACATGCGTTTCGATGCTTTGTTCAACCGCAGTGCCGAATCCTGGAAGCATCTCTGGCAAAAGGCCGACATCACGCTCAGTGGCGATCGTTTTTCGCAAAAGCTGCTTCGCCTGCACATCTATCATCTGTTTGTATCCATGTCGCCTCACAACACCCGGCTTGATGCCAGCATCACGGCGCGTGGCCTGCACGGCGAAGCCTACCGGGGTCATGTGTTCTGGGATGAGCTCTATATCCTGCCGTGGTACGACTTCCAGTTGCCTGAGGTGGCCAAATCAATGCTCATGTATCGCTATCGCAGGCTGGATGCGGCCAGGGCCTATGCCCGCCAGCATGGCTACCGCGGCGCCATGTTCCCCTGGCAAAGCGGCAGCGACGGGCGCGAAGAAACCCAGGTGGTGCACCTCAACCCCCTCACGGGCCAATGGGGCGACGACCACAGCTCGCTCCAAAGGCATGTGTCGCTGGCCATTGCCTACAACATCTGGGACTACTGGTGGATTACAGGCGACCAGGCATTCGTGCGCAACTACGGCCTCGAAATGTTTCTCGAAATTGCCCGCTTCTGGGCCAGCAAAGCACAGCTCGACGAAGCCACAGGACGCTTCAGCATCGAAGGTGTGATGGGTCCCGACGAGTTCCACGAGCATATGCCCGACAGCGAGAAAGGCGGACTCAAAGACAATGCATACACCAACATCATGGTGGCATGGCTCTTTGGCAAGGTGCCCCAGCTCATTGATGTTGCCGGAGCCGACAAAGCCCGCAGCCTGGGATTCGGTCCGGACGAGCTGCAACAGTGGGACAGCATCCGTCATAAGCTCAAGCTCGTAATCGACAGCGAAGGCATCATAGCACAATACGACGGCTACTTTGGCCTCGAAGAGCTCGACTGGGACGACTATCGCCGGCGCTACGGCAATGTGTACCGCATGGACCGCATTCTGAAGGCCGAAGGCAAATCGCCCGACCACTACAAAGTGGCCAAGCAGGCCGATACACTCATGGCTTTCTACAACCTGAACAAAGAAGAGGTGGATGAGCTCCTTGCCGCCATGGGATACCGCCTGCCCGACGACTACCTCGATCGCAATCTCCGGTATTACCTGGCCCGCACATCGCATGGTTCGACGCTCAGCAGGGTGGTACATGCCAGACTGGCCGCCATGGTGGGCGACATGCAACTCAGCCTCGAACTATACCGTGATGCCCTGGGCAGCGATTACAACGACATCCAGGGCGGAACCACAGGCGAAGGCATCCATGCCGGTGTGATGGCAGCCACCATCCTTGTGGCCCTGAATACCTATGCCGGAATCAACTACCGCAACGAACAGCTCCACCTGGAACCCAACCTGCCCGACAACTGGAAACAACTCGAATTCGGAATTACCTTCAAAAATGTGCGGTACAACTTCAGTATCAGCCAGCACCAGTGCCGGGTAATGGCCGGGCAAAATTCGGTTATCTTTGTGCATAACTCAGAAGTGGCGCTCAAAGCCAATGAGTGGCAGGTAATTGAATTATAA
- a CDS encoding alpha-amylase — protein sequence MSIKEKIYQLWNSLYPQEGTAQLDAFLQSLRPAEAAKSDVDELWYKDAIVYSLYVDLYARNFDGLTSRLDYLQGLGVNCLWLLPILDSPMRDAGFDIRNYDLIRHDMLGLEPGFSRQEQEAVFGKFLDEAHRRGIRVIFDIAINHCSEEHPWFQEALKGEDNPYRDYFIWSQDPSRYSQARIIFKGMEESNWEKRGEWYFFHRFFNFQPDLNYRNPKVLLAMSANMLYWQSLGVDGFRADAIPYLWKEEGTDCENLPQTHLLVKFFRAVLDYVRPGTILLAEACQKPEKVVAYMGKGDECQAAYHFPVMPMFYKAIARQSAQPIRHILSPEVTPDIPETGQWFTFLRCHDELSLELVYVSEEDRKYIHENYCHQPQWDFRLGEGISARLANLFQFDDRRIGLAYSMMLSLPGTPVIYYGDEFGKENDENFYREMIALTGKDDTRFLVRGKINWALREEQLKDPDTFNAKVFRRVQTMLAARKRFKAFGRGSHSFVDVTNHNGETLDQVLAYYRQTATEKLLIVQNLSDTAVTVMLPHAGYCSDLLSEREAGGAPFIIEPFGYHWFNCNNNS from the coding sequence ATGAGTATTAAAGAAAAGATTTACCAGCTCTGGAACAGCTTGTATCCGCAAGAGGGTACGGCTCAGCTGGATGCATTCCTGCAATCGCTCAGGCCTGCGGAAGCGGCAAAAAGTGATGTGGATGAGTTGTGGTATAAAGACGCCATTGTGTATTCGCTGTATGTGGACCTTTATGCAAGGAATTTTGATGGGCTCACATCCCGGTTGGACTACCTGCAAGGTTTGGGTGTGAACTGCCTTTGGTTGTTGCCCATCCTCGACAGCCCCATGCGCGATGCCGGCTTCGACATCCGCAATTACGACCTGATCAGGCACGACATGCTCGGCCTGGAGCCTGGGTTCAGCCGTCAGGAGCAGGAGGCCGTGTTCGGAAAATTTCTCGACGAAGCGCATCGCAGGGGTATCCGCGTCATCTTCGATATTGCCATCAACCATTGTTCGGAGGAGCATCCCTGGTTTCAGGAGGCGCTCAAAGGCGAAGACAACCCCTATCGCGATTATTTCATCTGGAGCCAAGATCCCTCACGCTACAGCCAGGCCCGCATCATTTTTAAAGGTATGGAGGAAAGCAACTGGGAGAAACGCGGCGAGTGGTATTTCTTCCACCGTTTTTTCAATTTCCAGCCCGACCTGAACTACCGCAATCCCAAGGTGCTGCTCGCCATGTCGGCCAACATGCTCTATTGGCAAAGCTTGGGTGTGGATGGTTTCCGGGCCGATGCCATACCGTACCTGTGGAAAGAAGAGGGTACCGATTGCGAAAATCTGCCCCAAACCCATTTGCTGGTCAAGTTTTTCAGGGCGGTGCTCGACTATGTCAGGCCGGGCACAATCCTGCTTGCCGAAGCGTGCCAGAAGCCTGAAAAAGTGGTGGCTTACATGGGCAAGGGCGATGAGTGCCAAGCAGCTTATCACTTTCCGGTGATGCCTATGTTCTACAAAGCTATAGCCCGGCAATCGGCTCAACCTATCCGTCACATCTTGAGCCCGGAAGTCACCCCCGACATCCCCGAAACCGGCCAATGGTTCACTTTCCTGCGTTGCCACGACGAGCTTAGCCTTGAACTGGTGTATGTTTCGGAGGAAGACCGGAAATACATCCACGAAAACTATTGCCACCAACCCCAGTGGGACTTCAGGCTGGGCGAAGGTATTTCGGCCCGTCTGGCCAACCTGTTTCAGTTCGACGATCGCCGTATCGGTCTGGCATACAGCATGATGCTGAGCCTGCCTGGAACGCCGGTCATTTACTATGGTGATGAGTTCGGCAAGGAAAACGACGAAAACTTTTATCGCGAAATGATCGCCCTCACCGGTAAAGACGATACCCGTTTTCTGGTGCGGGGCAAAATCAACTGGGCCTTACGGGAAGAACAGCTCAAAGATCCGGATACGTTTAACGCCAAAGTCTTTCGGCGTGTGCAAACCATGCTCGCGGCACGCAAGCGTTTTAAGGCCTTCGGAAGAGGGAGCCATAGCTTTGTTGACGTAACCAACCACAATGGGGAAACGCTGGATCAGGTGCTGGCATACTATCGCCAAACGGCTACGGAGAAGTTGCTGATCGTACAAAACCTTTCTGATACCGCCGTCACGGTGATGCTCCCGCATGCCGGGTATTGCAGCGACCTGCTGAGTGAGCGGGAAGCCGGCGGCGCACCTTTCATTATCGAACCTTTTGGATATCATTGGTTTAACTGTAATAACAACTCCTGA